Proteins from a genomic interval of Hornefia porci:
- a CDS encoding MATE family efflux transporter: protein MMIFTSIYGVVDGLFVSNFAGKIPFAAVNLVMPVLTIMSTLGFMIGTGGSAVVGITLGERDRDRANRYFSMFIYTLIGVGIIVTVICELLLTRLVSLLGADTAMAPYCVLYCRITMISIPMFMLQVAFQTFFNTAEKPKLGLFITVAAGLTNMVLDGILVGIFHWGVAGAAVATVCSEFIGGGIPLIYFSRKNDSLLRLVPARIEWKILGRACFNGSSEMMSSISGSLVTVLYNYQLMRFAGSDGVAAYGAIMYVMFIFLAIFLGFTFGSAPIMSYHYGAGNKDEMKNLLRIAVRILSVFAVAMLSLGEISSGLVTRFFVGYDAELYRMTLHAFRIYSLVFLVSGFNIYASSLFTSLGDGLVSAILSFIRTLVFQVICILLLPVLFGLEGIWWASVAAELMAFAVSAYFVIGKRKKYQYM from the coding sequence ATGATGATTTTCACATCGATTTATGGGGTTGTCGATGGGTTATTTGTGTCCAACTTCGCAGGTAAGATCCCGTTTGCCGCGGTGAATCTGGTGATGCCGGTGCTGACCATCATGTCGACGCTGGGATTCATGATCGGAACCGGCGGCAGCGCGGTCGTGGGAATCACACTGGGCGAGCGGGACCGTGACCGGGCGAACCGGTATTTTTCCATGTTCATTTATACGCTGATCGGCGTCGGGATTATCGTGACTGTAATCTGCGAGCTTCTGCTGACGCGGCTGGTGAGCCTGCTGGGCGCTGATACGGCGATGGCGCCCTACTGTGTCCTGTACTGCCGGATTACGATGATTTCCATTCCCATGTTCATGCTGCAGGTGGCGTTTCAGACCTTTTTCAATACTGCGGAAAAGCCCAAGCTGGGATTGTTTATAACGGTGGCCGCCGGTCTGACCAACATGGTGCTGGACGGCATTCTTGTGGGCATCTTTCACTGGGGCGTGGCGGGCGCGGCTGTCGCCACGGTGTGCAGTGAGTTCATCGGGGGAGGCATTCCGCTGATTTATTTCTCACGAAAAAACGACAGTCTTCTGCGGCTCGTTCCCGCCCGCATTGAATGGAAAATCCTGGGTCGCGCCTGCTTCAACGGCTCATCTGAGATGATGAGCAGCATTTCCGGTTCGCTGGTCACCGTACTGTATAATTATCAGCTGATGCGCTTCGCCGGCTCGGACGGCGTTGCGGCCTATGGAGCGATTATGTACGTCATGTTCATTTTCCTGGCGATTTTCCTGGGCTTCACCTTCGGATCCGCACCGATCATGAGCTACCACTACGGAGCCGGCAACAAAGACGAAATGAAAAACCTTCTGCGCATTGCCGTCCGGATTCTTTCCGTCTTCGCGGTGGCGATGCTGAGTCTCGGAGAAATCAGCAGCGGACTGGTGACGCGGTTCTTCGTGGGCTACGACGCGGAGCTGTACCGGATGACGCTCCACGCTTTTCGTATTTATTCGCTGGTCTTTCTTGTCAGCGGTTTTAATATTTACGCATCTTCCCTGTTCACATCGCTGGGAGACGGTCTGGTGTCGGCGATTCTGTCCTTTATCAGAACGCTGGTTTTCCAGGTGATCTGTATCCTCCTGCTTCCGGTGCTGTTCGGTCTCGAAGGCATCTGGTGGGCTTCGGTGGCCGCGGAGCTTATGGCGTTCGCGGTGTCGGCGTATTTTGTGATCGGAAAGAGAAAAAAATATCAGTATATGTAG
- a CDS encoding xylulokinase encodes MKYLLAYDIGTTGVKTCLFGVEETFELLASAGRSYPLYVLPDGGAEQSGEDWWLGMCESTRELFSGTKVSPAEIAGISFCSQMQGLVLTDASGVPVRRPMSYMDQRAVEEIRKGIAYGIRIAGANIFKLLPSLVITGAVSSSVKDPLWKYKWVEAHEPENFARAAWWLDVKDYLVSRCTGRFTMTEDSAFATLLYDNRPGHEGWSGKMCSMFGVRRELLPPIIRSEDQAGELCPGAAGELGLAAGTPVFGGGGDSSLIGIGAGAVGIGDTHIYSGTSGWVSTVTDRRMADTSCMIAAITGARSGRFNYFAEMETAGKTLEWVKDHLALDEINIYLEKKDISQGYESTYRSLYDYMTETVKDVPPGSGGVIFTPWLHGNRCPFEDPDATGMFFGIRLETGKTEMIHAVLEGVFYHLRWMLECQDRKLKTSDPIRFVGGGALSPVSCQMLADITGRTIETVRSPQNAGAVGAAAVAAAGLGILPDLDCVRSFIPAAARYSPSAEKHRLYEPYYQTFRKIHSANRKLYKGLRK; translated from the coding sequence ATGAAGTATTTACTGGCTTATGACATTGGGACGACAGGAGTCAAGACCTGCCTTTTCGGGGTGGAAGAGACCTTTGAGCTTCTGGCGTCAGCCGGCCGGAGTTATCCTTTGTATGTGCTGCCAGACGGCGGAGCGGAGCAGAGCGGCGAGGACTGGTGGCTGGGGATGTGCGAGTCCACCCGGGAGCTTTTCTCCGGAACAAAGGTCAGTCCGGCGGAGATCGCGGGGATCTCCTTCTGTTCTCAGATGCAGGGTCTGGTGCTGACCGACGCCTCCGGCGTTCCGGTCCGGCGTCCCATGAGCTATATGGATCAGCGCGCTGTGGAGGAGATTCGGAAGGGTATCGCCTACGGGATACGGATCGCCGGCGCGAATATTTTCAAGCTGCTGCCCAGTCTGGTGATTACCGGCGCGGTCAGCAGCAGCGTCAAGGATCCGCTGTGGAAATATAAATGGGTCGAGGCGCACGAGCCGGAAAACTTCGCCCGGGCCGCCTGGTGGCTGGATGTAAAGGACTATCTGGTTTCTCGCTGCACCGGGCGGTTCACCATGACGGAGGACAGCGCTTTCGCCACACTGCTCTATGACAACCGTCCGGGGCATGAGGGATGGAGCGGAAAAATGTGTTCCATGTTCGGGGTCAGACGCGAGCTCCTTCCGCCGATTATACGGTCTGAGGACCAGGCGGGCGAGCTGTGCCCCGGGGCGGCCGGAGAACTGGGGCTTGCCGCGGGGACTCCGGTGTTCGGCGGCGGAGGCGACAGCAGTCTGATCGGAATCGGCGCCGGCGCAGTCGGCATAGGAGACACGCATATCTATTCCGGCACCTCCGGCTGGGTATCCACCGTGACTGACCGCCGTATGGCGGACACTTCCTGTATGATCGCTGCGATAACCGGCGCCCGGAGCGGACGGTTCAACTACTTCGCAGAGATGGAGACCGCCGGAAAAACGCTGGAATGGGTGAAGGATCATCTGGCTCTGGACGAAATCAATATCTATCTGGAAAAGAAGGATATTTCGCAGGGTTATGAGAGCACATACAGGAGCCTTTATGATTATATGACGGAGACGGTGAAAGACGTTCCGCCCGGCTCCGGAGGCGTAATCTTTACGCCCTGGCTGCACGGGAACCGATGTCCCTTTGAGGATCCGGACGCTACCGGGATGTTTTTCGGCATCCGTCTGGAAACCGGCAAAACGGAAATGATCCATGCGGTGCTGGAAGGCGTATTTTACCATCTCCGCTGGATGCTGGAATGTCAGGACCGGAAACTGAAGACCTCCGACCCCATCCGCTTCGTGGGAGGCGGTGCGCTGTCTCCCGTTTCCTGTCAGATGCTGGCGGATATCACCGGGCGGACGATTGAGACGGTACGCTCCCCGCAGAACGCGGGAGCGGTGGGGGCCGCCGCCGTGGCGGCGGCCGGCCTCGGGATTCTTCCGGATCTGGACTGCGTGCGGAGCTTTATCCCTGCCGCGGCCAGATATTCCCCCTCCGCAGAAAAGCATCGCCTTTATGAGCCCTATTATCAGACCTTCCGGAAGATCCACAGCGCGAACCGGAAGCTGTATAAGGGTTTGCGGAAATAA
- a CDS encoding TM1266 family iron-only hydrogenase system putative regulator, with protein MEKRVAMLAIVVEDNERTEELNHVLHEYSEYIIGRMGLPYRDRSISLISIAIDGPADAISALSGKLGQIPGVSAKAVYAKLPEDA; from the coding sequence ATGGAAAAGAGAGTCGCTATGCTTGCGATCGTTGTAGAGGATAACGAACGGACGGAGGAGCTGAATCATGTGCTTCATGAGTACAGCGAGTACATTATCGGAAGAATGGGTCTGCCCTATCGGGACCGCAGTATTTCCCTGATCAGCATCGCAATTGACGGACCGGCCGACGCGATCAGCGCCCTTTCCGGAAAACTCGGACAGATCCCGGGGGTTTCGGCAAAGGCTGTATACGCAAAGCTGCCGGAGGACGCGTGA
- the hydG gene encoding [FeFe] hydrogenase H-cluster radical SAM maturase HydG gives MYDMMSPRAEEFIDHEEILKCLEYGERNKDNRELIDEILEKARLRRGLSHKEAIVLLNCELEDKNQEIYALAEQIKKDFYGNRIVMFAPLYLSNYCVNGCEYCPYHQRNKDIPRKKLTQQEIRDEVIALQDMGHKRLAIEAGEDPVNNPIEYILESIKTIYSIKHKNGAIRRVNVNIAATTPENYRKLKDAGIGTYILFQETYHKENYERLHPTGPKHDYAWHTEAMDRAMDAGIDDVGLGVLFGLNNYKYDFVGILMHAEHLEGAKGCGPHTISVPRVRPADDIDPEVFDNSISDETFAKIVACIRIAVPYTGMIVSTRESQKTRERVLHLGISQISGGSRTSVGGYVNEERHDETAQFDVNDLRTLDEVVNWLMRMGYVPSFCTACYREGRTGDRFMSLLKSGQIVNCCHPNALMTLKEYLEDYASPGTKEIGDALIARELDVITNPAVREKCEDYLNNIHTGKRDFRF, from the coding sequence ATGTATGATATGATGTCGCCGCGCGCAGAGGAATTCATTGACCACGAGGAAATTCTGAAGTGTCTTGAGTACGGCGAGAGGAACAAAGACAACCGGGAGCTGATTGACGAAATCCTCGAGAAGGCGCGGCTCCGCAGGGGACTTTCCCATAAAGAGGCGATCGTGCTCCTGAACTGTGAACTGGAGGACAAAAATCAGGAAATTTACGCTCTGGCGGAGCAGATAAAAAAGGACTTTTACGGAAACCGCATCGTGATGTTCGCGCCGCTGTATCTTTCCAACTACTGTGTGAACGGCTGTGAATACTGTCCCTACCACCAGCGGAACAAAGATATCCCGCGGAAAAAACTGACGCAGCAGGAAATCCGGGACGAGGTGATCGCTCTGCAGGATATGGGACACAAAAGGCTGGCCATCGAAGCCGGAGAGGATCCGGTGAACAATCCCATCGAGTACATCCTGGAGTCCATCAAAACGATCTACAGCATAAAACACAAGAACGGCGCAATCCGCCGTGTGAATGTGAACATCGCCGCTACGACGCCTGAGAATTACAGGAAACTGAAGGACGCAGGAATCGGAACGTATATTTTGTTCCAGGAAACCTATCACAAGGAAAACTACGAACGGCTGCACCCCACGGGACCCAAGCACGACTATGCCTGGCACACGGAGGCGATGGACCGGGCCATGGACGCCGGCATTGACGATGTGGGGCTGGGCGTGCTGTTCGGCCTGAACAATTACAAATATGATTTTGTCGGGATTCTGATGCATGCGGAGCATCTGGAGGGGGCGAAGGGATGCGGCCCGCACACCATCAGTGTTCCGAGGGTGCGCCCGGCGGATGATATCGATCCGGAGGTGTTCGACAACAGCATTTCTGACGAGACCTTTGCGAAAATCGTCGCCTGCATCCGCATCGCGGTGCCGTACACCGGGATGATCGTCTCCACCCGGGAAAGCCAGAAAACCCGGGAGCGCGTGCTGCATCTGGGGATTTCGCAGATCAGCGGAGGCTCCAGAACCAGTGTCGGCGGATATGTGAACGAGGAGCGTCACGATGAAACCGCGCAGTTCGATGTCAACGATCTGCGGACGCTGGACGAGGTGGTGAACTGGCTGATGAGGATGGGCTACGTCCCCAGCTTCTGCACGGCGTGTTACCGCGAGGGGCGCACCGGCGACCGGTTCATGTCCCTTCTGAAGAGCGGTCAGATTGTCAACTGCTGTCATCCCAACGCACTCATGACCCTGAAGGAGTATCTGGAGGATTATGCCTCTCCGGGAACAAAGGAAATCGGGGACGCGCTGATCGCGCGCGAGCTCGACGTAATCACAAACCCCGCAGTGAGGGAAAAGTGCGAAGATTACCTGAACAACATTCACACAGGCAAAAGAGATTTCAGATTCTAA
- the hydF gene encoding [FeFe] hydrogenase H-cluster maturation GTPase HydF codes for MSLNDTPSGERIHIGFFGRRNAGKSSIVNGITDQKMSIVSDREGTTTDPVYKAMELLPLGPVVIIDTPGFDDEGTLGELRVAKTREALRKTDIAVLVIDGVRGETPEDRELQQLFIKEGIPFIVVYNKADLMDPAAVAEIEDCRETGTADGPADGEMTIDEEQPVILCASAETGRGILKLKETLAALSPKKSDAPPLVSDLLAPNDLVVLVIPIDESAPKGRLILPQQQAVRDILDAGAIALACREMELTETLKRLGRPPELVITDSQAFKAVAEIVPESVPLTSFSILMARHKGFLDAALAAVPAVGRLSDGDRVLIAEGCTHHRQCNDIGTVKIPRWLRAYSGANIEVETCSGREFPENPDGYRLVVHCGGCMLNEREVQSRMRQTVSQGVPFINYGVLIALATGILPRSIRALNKSVPAETH; via the coding sequence ATGAGCTTGAATGACACACCATCCGGTGAACGGATCCATATCGGCTTCTTCGGCCGCCGAAACGCCGGGAAATCCAGCATTGTCAACGGTATCACAGATCAGAAGATGTCCATCGTTTCCGACCGGGAAGGAACGACGACAGACCCTGTGTACAAGGCCATGGAGCTGCTGCCTCTGGGACCGGTTGTAATTATTGACACGCCGGGGTTTGACGATGAAGGGACTCTCGGCGAGCTTCGGGTCGCAAAAACCCGAGAAGCATTACGCAAAACAGACATCGCGGTTCTTGTTATTGACGGCGTCCGTGGGGAAACGCCGGAGGACAGGGAACTTCAGCAGCTCTTTATCAAGGAGGGGATCCCATTCATCGTCGTGTATAACAAGGCAGACCTGATGGATCCGGCTGCGGTCGCTGAAATCGAGGACTGTCGCGAAACCGGAACGGCCGACGGCCCCGCAGACGGTGAAATGACAATTGACGAGGAGCAGCCGGTGATTCTTTGTGCCAGCGCAGAGACGGGCCGGGGAATCCTCAAGCTGAAAGAGACACTGGCCGCTCTGTCGCCGAAAAAGTCAGATGCGCCTCCGCTGGTCAGTGATTTGCTTGCTCCAAATGATCTTGTGGTGCTGGTAATACCTATTGACGAGTCGGCGCCGAAGGGCCGCCTGATCCTGCCCCAGCAGCAGGCGGTGCGTGACATTTTGGATGCGGGCGCCATTGCCCTTGCCTGCCGGGAGATGGAGCTTACGGAAACGCTGAAGCGTCTGGGCCGTCCGCCGGAGCTGGTGATCACAGACAGCCAGGCATTTAAGGCTGTTGCGGAAATCGTTCCGGAATCCGTGCCGCTGACATCTTTCTCGATTCTGATGGCGAGGCACAAAGGCTTTCTGGATGCGGCTCTTGCCGCGGTGCCGGCTGTCGGCAGACTTTCTGACGGCGATCGGGTTCTGATTGCGGAAGGATGTACGCATCACAGACAGTGCAACGATATCGGCACGGTAAAAATTCCCCGCTGGCTCCGCGCATACTCTGGCGCAAATATTGAGGTGGAGACCTGCTCCGGGCGCGAATTTCCGGAAAACCCTGACGGATACCGCCTGGTGGTCCACTGCGGCGGCTGTATGCTGAACGAGCGGGAGGTTCAAAGCCGTATGCGGCAGACCGTATCACAGGGTGTGCCGTTCATCAATTACGGCGTACTTATCGCACTTGCGACAGGAATTCTTCCGCGCAGCATCCGCGCGCTGAATAAAAGCGTACCCGCTGAAACGCACTGA
- the acpP gene encoding acyl carrier protein yields MNFEKIKEIMVDTLSCDGEKIRPEARIAEDLSIDSLDAVELVMALEEEFDIKIPDEELSNMKTVQDIADCVARYQA; encoded by the coding sequence ATGAATTTTGAAAAAATCAAGGAAATTATGGTAGACACATTGAGCTGTGATGGGGAGAAGATCCGGCCTGAGGCGAGAATCGCAGAGGATCTTTCCATTGATTCGCTGGATGCCGTGGAACTGGTCATGGCGTTGGAGGAAGAGTTTGATATCAAGATTCCGGATGAGGAACTTAGCAACATGAAAACTGTACAGGACATCGCGGATTGTGTCGCCAGATATCAGGCGTAA
- a CDS encoding acetyl-CoA carboxylase biotin carboxyl carrier protein produces the protein MEKKEIFDLIKKFERSELTALEYETDGERLRLEKTEKKDENIEKLLSQLLPLVTAGARAGSGAGVSMFCADAAENDSGFGVSPSVGGLQTAAAAPSPGASLKSSPMLNPDASPVSDLPREAGSPGISPETVKAPLVGIFYRAAAPGAKPFVEIGDTVRKGEVMCIIEAMKVMNEIKAPCDLTVTKVLGVDGELVDCGRTLFEVEKC, from the coding sequence ATGGAAAAGAAAGAGATATTCGATCTTATAAAAAAATTCGAGAGGTCGGAGCTGACTGCACTGGAATATGAGACAGACGGCGAGAGGCTTCGTCTGGAAAAAACAGAGAAAAAAGATGAGAACATTGAGAAACTGCTGAGCCAGCTTCTTCCTCTTGTGACGGCAGGCGCAAGAGCCGGTTCGGGAGCAGGTGTCAGCATGTTTTGTGCGGACGCCGCGGAAAACGATTCGGGTTTTGGTGTTTCGCCGTCCGTCGGCGGCTTGCAGACCGCTGCGGCTGCACCGTCCCCGGGCGCTTCTCTGAAATCGTCGCCGATGTTGAATCCCGACGCTTCCCCGGTTTCTGATTTGCCGAGGGAAGCCGGTTCGCCGGGAATCTCGCCGGAAACCGTCAAAGCGCCCCTGGTTGGGATTTTCTATCGCGCCGCAGCGCCGGGGGCGAAGCCTTTTGTGGAAATCGGCGATACGGTCAGAAAGGGTGAAGTCATGTGCATTATTGAGGCCATGAAGGTCATGAATGAGATTAAGGCTCCCTGTGATCTGACAGTAACGAAGGTTCTGGGGGTTGACGGTGAACTGGTGGATTGCGGAAGGACACTGTTCGAGGTGGAGAAATGCTGA
- the accC gene encoding acetyl-CoA carboxylase biotin carboxylase subunit — protein MLRRVLIANRGEIAVRIVRECRDASIGTVAVYSEADLNALHVMLADKAVCIGKAPSALSYLNMENIIEAARGTGCEAIHPGFGFLSENPEFAALCRENGLIFIGPPAQVIEKLGNKAEARKTMKAAGVPVVPGSDGPVDTVENAETIAEQIGYPVLIKASAGGGGRGMRVAENSGEVRRAFEDARLEAEKCFGDGTVYLEKLIRNPRHVEFQILADQYGNVIHLGERNCSIQRRNQKMIEEAPDWCLGEELRAQMGADAVKVARAAGYRNAGTVEFIVDGERYYFIEMNTRLQVEHPVTEMITGVNLVREQLRIASGLPLEISQRDVRTRGHAIECRINAEDIFQSFAPSPGHVGFLHFPAGNHVRVESALYSGCDISPFYDSMAAKIIVYGDTRLEAIRRMRRALGETIIKGVRTTLPIQHLIMYHQEFLRGHYNTGFIENNLEELISIYEAAGGRNESIQ, from the coding sequence ATGCTGAGAAGAGTTCTGATTGCCAATCGCGGGGAGATTGCGGTCCGGATTGTCCGGGAGTGCAGAGACGCTTCAATCGGTACGGTGGCGGTTTACTCAGAAGCGGATCTCAACGCGCTTCATGTGATGCTGGCCGACAAGGCCGTCTGCATCGGGAAGGCTCCTTCCGCTCTGAGTTATCTGAACATGGAAAACATTATCGAAGCAGCCAGAGGAACCGGATGTGAGGCGATTCATCCGGGCTTCGGGTTTCTCTCGGAAAATCCGGAGTTTGCAGCTTTGTGCAGGGAAAACGGACTGATATTCATCGGGCCTCCGGCGCAGGTGATAGAGAAGCTCGGGAACAAAGCTGAGGCCAGGAAGACCATGAAGGCGGCCGGAGTGCCTGTGGTGCCGGGCTCTGACGGGCCGGTGGATACTGTGGAGAATGCGGAAACGATCGCGGAACAGATCGGATATCCTGTGCTGATCAAGGCCTCTGCAGGTGGGGGAGGCCGCGGAATGCGTGTGGCGGAGAATTCCGGTGAAGTGCGCCGGGCCTTTGAGGACGCGCGGCTGGAGGCGGAGAAGTGCTTCGGCGACGGAACCGTTTATCTGGAAAAGCTGATTCGGAATCCACGGCACGTGGAGTTTCAGATTCTCGCGGATCAGTATGGCAACGTGATTCATCTGGGCGAAAGGAACTGCTCGATCCAGCGCAGAAATCAGAAAATGATTGAAGAGGCTCCGGACTGGTGTCTGGGGGAAGAGCTTCGTGCGCAGATGGGAGCGGATGCGGTGAAGGTCGCCCGGGCCGCGGGATACCGGAACGCAGGAACTGTGGAATTCATTGTGGACGGAGAACGGTACTACTTCATCGAGATGAACACGAGACTTCAGGTGGAGCATCCGGTTACGGAGATGATCACCGGGGTCAATCTTGTCAGAGAGCAGCTGAGAATCGCGTCGGGACTTCCGCTGGAAATCAGTCAGAGAGACGTCCGGACCCGCGGACATGCCATCGAGTGCAGAATCAACGCAGAGGATATTTTTCAGAGCTTTGCGCCCAGCCCGGGACATGTGGGGTTTCTGCATTTTCCCGCCGGCAATCATGTGCGTGTGGAAAGTGCTTTGTACAGCGGATGTGATATCAGCCCGTTCTATGATTCCATGGCGGCGAAGATCATCGTCTACGGCGACACCCGGCTGGAGGCCATCCGCAGGATGCGCCGTGCGCTGGGCGAGACCATCATCAAGGGCGTCCGGACGACGCTTCCGATTCAGCATCTGATCATGTATCATCAGGAATTTCTCCGGGGACACTACAACACAGGGTTCATTGAGAACAATCTGGAGGAGCTGATCAGCATCTATGAGGCAGCAGGAGGCCGAAATGAATCCATTCAGTGA
- the accD gene encoding acetyl-CoA carboxylase, carboxyltransferase subunit beta yields the protein MNPFSERKDILNAINRVIRPETETGGRGDDGEVLECRACGSRSTKGELRENLYVCPHCGFHSRVSARSRIRMIADKGSFRELSRTLEGSDPLDFPGYREKTAQARETTGLREAVITGTCRVDGCKVVLAVMDSRFLMASMGMAVGEKITRACEYAVRKKLPLIVFAASGGARMQEGILSLMQMAKTSAAIARHDEAGLLYISVLTNPTTGGVTASFASLGDVILAEPGALIGFAGPRVIEQTIGEKLPEGFQHAEFQREHGFVDAVVSRAEMKETLARLLRLHQ from the coding sequence ATGAATCCATTCAGTGAACGGAAAGACATTCTGAACGCAATCAATCGGGTGATCCGGCCGGAGACAGAAACCGGCGGGCGCGGCGATGACGGGGAGGTTCTGGAGTGCAGGGCATGCGGGAGCCGTTCTACAAAGGGAGAGCTGCGCGAGAATCTGTATGTCTGTCCTCACTGCGGATTCCACAGCAGGGTTTCTGCCCGGAGCAGGATACGCATGATTGCCGACAAAGGAAGCTTCCGGGAACTTTCCAGAACGCTGGAGGGCTCGGATCCGCTGGATTTTCCGGGATACCGCGAAAAGACGGCGCAGGCCCGTGAGACAACCGGACTGCGGGAGGCCGTGATCACGGGCACCTGCCGTGTCGACGGATGTAAGGTGGTGCTTGCCGTGATGGACAGCCGGTTTCTGATGGCCAGCATGGGAATGGCAGTGGGAGAAAAAATCACCCGCGCCTGCGAGTACGCAGTCAGGAAGAAACTTCCGCTGATCGTCTTTGCCGCATCCGGCGGAGCCCGGATGCAGGAGGGGATTTTGTCCCTGATGCAGATGGCGAAGACCTCTGCGGCGATCGCAAGGCATGACGAGGCCGGGCTTTTGTATATCAGCGTCCTGACGAATCCGACGACCGGAGGCGTCACAGCGAGCTTTGCGAGTCTGGGGGACGTGATTCTGGCAGAGCCGGGAGCACTCATCGGGTTCGCGGGTCCCAGAGTCATCGAGCAGACCATAGGAGAGAAGCTGCCGGAGGGGTTTCAGCATGCGGAGTTTCAGCGGGAGCACGGATTCGTGGATGCGGTGGTTTCCCGGGCGGAAATGAAGGAAACGCTGGCGCGCCTCCTTCGCCTGCATCAGTGA
- a CDS encoding acetyl-CoA carboxylase carboxyltransferase subunit alpha, giving the protein MDREFTAADRVLAARDQKRPTCREYIDRIFHDFTELAGDRAFGEDPGILGGIGSFHGIPVTVIGQQKGRSLEENLKYRFGMPNPEGYRKAVRLMKQAEKFGRPLITFVDTPGAYPGKEAEERGQGEAIARSIEVMSRLEIPCIAVFIGEGGSGGALALAVADRIIMLENSIFSILSPEGFASILWKDAGLWKEAAEAMKLTAEDLSRLGICDVIVPERNIAGEAGRDRLFVETDRVIWEQLERLLKLSGRELQRGRYRKLRNVGNFNGRN; this is encoded by the coding sequence ATGGACAGAGAATTCACGGCTGCGGATAGGGTTCTGGCAGCCAGAGATCAGAAGAGGCCGACATGCAGGGAATATATCGACCGGATTTTCCATGACTTCACGGAACTTGCGGGAGACCGGGCTTTCGGGGAGGATCCCGGCATTCTCGGCGGAATCGGAAGTTTTCACGGGATTCCGGTGACGGTGATCGGACAGCAGAAGGGAAGAAGTCTGGAGGAGAATCTGAAGTACCGTTTCGGGATGCCGAATCCGGAGGGCTATCGGAAGGCTGTACGGCTGATGAAGCAGGCAGAGAAATTCGGCCGCCCTCTGATCACCTTTGTCGACACCCCGGGAGCATATCCGGGGAAGGAGGCGGAGGAAAGAGGTCAGGGAGAAGCCATCGCACGGAGCATCGAGGTGATGAGCCGGCTCGAGATTCCCTGCATCGCCGTTTTCATCGGAGAAGGAGGAAGCGGCGGTGCGCTGGCGCTGGCTGTGGCGGATCGGATCATCATGCTGGAGAACAGCATCTTTTCAATTTTGTCGCCGGAAGGCTTCGCCAGTATTCTGTGGAAGGATGCCGGACTCTGGAAAGAGGCGGCGGAGGCCATGAAGCTGACAGCGGAGGATCTCAGCCGGCTCGGAATCTGTGATGTTATCGTGCCGGAGCGGAATATCGCGGGGGAAGCCGGGCGCGACCGGCTCTTTGTGGAGACAGATCGGGTGATCTGGGAGCAGCTTGAACGGCTCCTGAAGCTCAGCGGCCGGGAACTTCAACGGGGAAGATACAGAAAACTCAGGAACGTAGGGAATTTCAATGGCAGGAATTAA